The Amycolatopsis sp. DG1A-15b genome window below encodes:
- a CDS encoding YdcF family protein — translation MLPEHLRADVRTLWDYHDLRHGPRRSDAGIGLGSRDPGVAVHAAELFHAGCFPLIVFTGANAPTTVDRFPRGEAVHYREIALDLGVPDEAILVEPEARHTGENIVFTRRLLAGRGIRSVTLVTRPYQQRRAYATAKRLWPGVDVVCASKAASFEDHVSGEEDADRVIGMLVGETQRITEYAERGFAIPQRIPPGVERAFGRLVEAGFTQRLVTVRVDDHSM, via the coding sequence ATGCTGCCGGAGCACCTCCGGGCCGATGTCCGCACGCTGTGGGACTACCACGACCTGCGGCACGGACCGCGGCGGTCGGACGCCGGGATCGGGCTCGGCAGCCGCGATCCCGGCGTGGCCGTCCACGCCGCCGAGCTGTTCCACGCCGGGTGCTTCCCGCTGATCGTCTTCACCGGCGCCAACGCCCCGACGACGGTGGACCGCTTCCCGCGCGGCGAAGCGGTCCACTACCGCGAGATCGCCCTGGACCTCGGGGTGCCGGACGAGGCGATCCTGGTCGAACCCGAGGCCCGGCACACGGGGGAGAACATCGTGTTCACGCGCCGGCTGCTGGCCGGGCGCGGCATCCGGTCCGTGACCCTGGTGACGCGGCCGTACCAGCAACGCCGTGCCTACGCGACGGCCAAGCGGCTCTGGCCCGGCGTCGACGTCGTGTGCGCGTCGAAGGCGGCGTCGTTCGAGGACCACGTCAGCGGGGAAGAAGACGCCGATCGCGTGATCGGCATGCTCGTCGGCGAGACCCAGCGGATCACCGAGTACGCCGAGCGGGGCTTCGCGATCCCGCAGCGCATCCCGCCCGGCGTCGAGCGGGCGTTCGGCAGGCTGGTCGAAGCCGGGTTCACGCAGCGGCTGGTCACTGTCCGCGTCGACGATCACTCAATGTAA
- a CDS encoding DUF4192 domain-containing protein, whose product MTTATPPDLRDPAQLLTALPYLIGFRPAKSVVLLGHRHPGNAPGLILRGELPRREHRARQARALAQRFAAGCHVGLTLVIVGGRRRPGKPPPHAGFLDELVRVLEDSGLPVLHALWTPAIRTGAPWACYRNDECAGTLPDPRSTVMAAAATECGTVAFDSREELEELLAPRSPEALARRADHLSRLASPPWPEATRVNDAASVVSAAFDRQRRGDGPPTDEEAVLLAKALKLPDIRDLCLAMAVPPATTGAREAEHLWLTLVREIPPPERAEPAALLGFSAYLRGDGAFAGMALDNALEAAPGHVLASLLRRVLDSGTPPEVIHGLAAAAAGPLAGFGLGPADIDIGQAA is encoded by the coding sequence ATGACCACAGCCACCCCGCCCGACCTCCGAGACCCCGCGCAGCTGCTGACCGCGCTCCCGTACCTGATCGGGTTCCGGCCCGCGAAGTCCGTCGTCCTGCTCGGCCACCGCCACCCGGGCAACGCCCCAGGTCTGATCCTGCGAGGCGAGCTGCCCCGCCGCGAACACCGCGCCCGCCAGGCGCGGGCGCTGGCGCAGCGGTTCGCCGCAGGCTGCCACGTCGGCCTGACCCTGGTGATCGTCGGTGGCCGGCGAAGACCCGGAAAGCCGCCACCGCACGCGGGTTTCCTCGACGAGCTGGTGCGGGTACTGGAGGATTCCGGCCTTCCGGTGCTGCACGCCTTGTGGACGCCCGCCATCAGGACGGGCGCACCCTGGGCGTGTTACCGCAACGACGAATGCGCGGGCACATTGCCGGACCCCCGCTCGACGGTCATGGCGGCGGCCGCGACCGAGTGCGGCACGGTGGCGTTCGACAGCCGCGAGGAGCTCGAGGAGTTGCTGGCTCCTCGGTCACCGGAGGCACTGGCCCGCCGCGCGGATCACTTGTCCCGCTTGGCATCCCCGCCCTGGCCCGAAGCAACACGCGTCAACGACGCGGCATCGGTGGTCAGCGCGGCATTCGACCGCCAGCGCCGCGGCGACGGGCCACCGACGGACGAAGAAGCGGTTTTGTTGGCAAAGGCGTTGAAGCTGCCCGACATCCGCGACCTGTGCCTGGCGATGGCGGTACCCCCGGCCACCACGGGAGCACGCGAAGCCGAGCACCTCTGGCTGACGCTGGTCCGCGAGATCCCACCCCCGGAGAGAGCGGAACCGGCGGCGCTGCTGGGCTTCTCGGCCTACCTGCGCGGCGACGGAGCATTCGCGGGCATGGCCTTGGACAACGCCCTGGAGGCGGCACCGGGCCACGTGCTGGCGTCGTTGCTGAGAAGGGTGCTGGACAGCGGAACACCACCGGAGGTAATCCACGGCTTGGCAGCGGCGGCAGCAGGCCCGCTAGCCGGTTTCGGCTTGGGCCCCGCGGACATCGACATAGGCCAAGCGGCATGA
- a CDS encoding FAD-binding oxidoreductase, with amino-acid sequence MTSTAEPTLESLRAQLSGAVLTDGAPGYDVARSVWNGEIDRRPAVVVRPAGPADVAAALAYAREAGLDVSVRGGGHNYGGAAVVDGGLCIDLSSLAAIDVDPDGRTARCGGGTTWAQLDAATQEHALAVPGGTISHTGVGGLTLGGGFGWLTGKYGMSCDNLVSVELVTADGEILRVSAGQHPDLFWALRGGGGNFGVVTEFEFRLHPVGPMVHLGLFFYGLDDGVAALRHARELLRTLPGELGVLVAGLNAPPAPFVPELFRFRPGYAVLIAGFEGEEQHAGAVRAARSGPTPLFEFVSPIPYVELQRMLDGAAPWGILAYEKAAYADGFTDEVIEVIADSLPRKTSPLSIMPIFSMRGAFTEVADDATAFGGPRRESILINIDSLAAEPEPYAVDRAWVREFWEALVPFSSNSAGYVNFMAEYEADRVRTSYGPEKYERLARMKVAYDPRNVFHRNANILPAP; translated from the coding sequence ATGACCTCGACCGCCGAACCCACCTTGGAGAGCCTGCGCGCCCAGCTGTCCGGAGCCGTGCTGACCGATGGCGCCCCCGGCTACGACGTCGCGCGGTCGGTCTGGAACGGGGAGATCGACCGCCGTCCCGCGGTGGTGGTGCGGCCCGCCGGGCCCGCGGACGTGGCGGCAGCGCTCGCGTACGCGCGCGAAGCCGGCCTCGACGTCTCGGTGCGCGGAGGTGGGCACAACTACGGCGGCGCCGCGGTCGTCGACGGCGGTCTCTGCATCGACCTGAGCTCCCTCGCCGCGATCGACGTCGACCCGGACGGCCGGACCGCCCGCTGCGGTGGCGGGACGACCTGGGCGCAGCTCGACGCGGCCACGCAGGAGCACGCGCTCGCGGTACCCGGCGGCACGATCAGCCACACCGGCGTCGGCGGGCTGACCCTGGGCGGCGGCTTCGGCTGGCTCACCGGCAAGTACGGGATGTCGTGCGACAACCTGGTCTCGGTCGAGCTCGTCACCGCCGACGGCGAGATCCTGCGCGTGTCCGCCGGGCAGCACCCCGACCTGTTCTGGGCGCTGCGCGGGGGCGGCGGCAACTTCGGCGTCGTCACCGAGTTCGAGTTCCGGCTGCACCCGGTCGGCCCGATGGTCCACCTGGGACTGTTCTTCTACGGACTCGACGACGGCGTGGCCGCGTTGCGCCACGCCCGCGAGCTGCTCCGGACGCTGCCGGGAGAACTGGGGGTGCTGGTGGCCGGGCTGAACGCGCCGCCCGCGCCGTTCGTCCCGGAGCTGTTCCGGTTCCGGCCGGGCTACGCCGTGCTGATCGCCGGCTTCGAGGGGGAGGAGCAGCACGCCGGGGCGGTCCGGGCGGCGCGATCCGGGCCGACGCCGCTGTTCGAATTCGTCTCGCCGATCCCGTACGTCGAGCTGCAGCGGATGCTCGACGGCGCCGCGCCGTGGGGCATCCTGGCGTACGAGAAGGCCGCCTACGCCGACGGCTTCACGGACGAGGTCATCGAGGTGATCGCCGATTCCCTGCCGCGCAAGACGTCCCCGTTGTCGATCATGCCGATCTTCTCGATGCGGGGCGCCTTCACGGAGGTGGCCGACGACGCGACGGCGTTCGGCGGCCCGCGGCGCGAGAGCATCCTGATCAACATCGACTCGCTTGCGGCCGAGCCGGAGCCGTACGCCGTGGACCGCGCCTGGGTGCGCGAGTTCTGGGAGGCGCTGGTGCCGTTCTCGTCCAACTCGGCGGGCTACGTGAACTTCATGGCCGAGTACGAAGCCGACCGCGTCCGGACGTCGTACGGGCCCGAAAAGTACGAGCGCCTGGCCCGGATGAAGGTGGCGTACGACCCGCGGAACGTGTTCCACCGCAACGCGAACATCCTGCCCGCGCCGTGA
- a CDS encoding response regulator transcription factor, which translates to MTLRVVLADDQAVVREGLVTLLGLLPGVEVVGAAADGLAALALVAEHRPDVVLVDLRMPRCDGVETTERIRAEHPGTEVVVLTTYADDESLLAALRAGARGFLTKDADAESIARALRSAAAGQSTVDGELQRRLVEAAARSAPPRVKEVEGLTAREIEVLRLIAAGLSNTEIARTLVVSEATVKTHVNHLFAKAGLRDRAQAVAFAYRAGIAG; encoded by the coding sequence GTGACGCTGCGTGTCGTGCTGGCCGACGACCAGGCGGTGGTCCGGGAGGGCCTGGTCACGCTGCTCGGGCTGCTGCCCGGGGTCGAGGTGGTCGGCGCCGCCGCCGACGGCCTGGCCGCGCTCGCGCTCGTCGCCGAGCACCGCCCCGACGTCGTGCTGGTGGACCTGCGGATGCCGCGCTGCGACGGCGTGGAGACCACCGAGCGGATCCGCGCCGAACACCCCGGTACCGAAGTCGTCGTGCTGACCACCTACGCCGACGACGAGTCGCTGCTGGCCGCGCTGCGCGCCGGGGCCCGCGGGTTCCTCACCAAGGACGCCGACGCCGAGTCCATCGCGCGGGCGCTGCGCTCGGCCGCCGCCGGTCAGTCCACAGTGGACGGGGAGCTGCAGCGGCGGCTCGTCGAAGCCGCCGCCCGCAGCGCCCCGCCGCGCGTCAAGGAGGTCGAGGGCCTGACCGCCCGCGAGATCGAGGTGCTGCGGCTGATCGCGGCGGGCCTGTCGAACACCGAAATCGCCCGCACCCTGGTGGTCAGCGAGGCGACCGTGAAGACCCACGTGAACCACCTGTTCGCCAAGGCCGGGCTGCGCGACCGCGCGCAGGCGGTCGCGTTCGCCTACCGGGCGGGCATCGCCGGGTGA
- a CDS encoding sulfurtransferase: protein MRPLISTTDLAAALSGPAGDRPVVLDVRWRLAGPPGAESYREGHVPGAVFTDLDSVLAGKPGEGGRHPLPDPADLQRDLRAAGIRTGTPVVAYDDADGSVAARAWWLLRWAGHEEVAILDGGYAAWAAEGHPVSTEEARPEPGDITVRPGGMPVLDADEAAALARDGLLLDARATPRYAGETEPVDPRAGHIPGAVNAPFSAHLGPDGRWRPPAELAERFAGLGLRPGEPVGAYCGSGVTASSVVLALELAGHPGAGLYAGSWSHWSRNPQRPAATGTLPG, encoded by the coding sequence ATGCGTCCGCTGATCAGCACCACCGACCTCGCCGCCGCGCTGTCCGGCCCGGCCGGGGACCGCCCCGTGGTCCTCGACGTCCGCTGGCGGCTCGCCGGTCCGCCCGGCGCCGAGTCCTACCGCGAGGGTCACGTGCCCGGCGCGGTGTTCACCGACCTCGACAGCGTGCTCGCCGGCAAACCGGGCGAGGGCGGCCGGCACCCCCTGCCCGACCCGGCCGATCTGCAGCGCGACCTGCGCGCGGCCGGCATCCGGACGGGTACCCCGGTGGTGGCCTACGACGACGCGGACGGCTCGGTGGCGGCGAGGGCCTGGTGGCTCCTGCGCTGGGCGGGCCACGAGGAGGTTGCGATCCTCGACGGCGGTTACGCGGCGTGGGCGGCCGAGGGGCACCCGGTGAGCACGGAGGAGGCCCGGCCGGAACCGGGCGACATCACGGTCCGCCCGGGAGGGATGCCGGTCCTGGACGCGGACGAAGCGGCCGCCCTGGCCCGCGACGGCCTGCTCCTCGACGCCCGCGCAACCCCGCGGTACGCGGGCGAGACGGAGCCGGTGGACCCCCGGGCCGGCCACATCCCGGGAGCGGTGAACGCCCCGTTCTCGGCCCACCTCGGCCCGGACGGCCGCTGGCGGCCACCGGCCGAGCTGGCGGAGCGGTTCGCGGGCCTGGGCCTGCGCCCGGGCGAGCCGGTCGGCGCCTACTGCGGCTCCGGGGTGACGGCGAGCTCGGTGGTCCTGGCCCTGGAGCTGGCCGGCCACCCGGGCGCGGGCCTGTATGCGGGCTCCTGGTCCCACTGGTCCCGCAACCCACAGCGCCCCGCGGCGACGGGCACCCTGCCAGGCTGA
- a CDS encoding metal-dependent transcriptional regulator, translating into MSNADEGDSVNDLIDTTEMYLRTIYELEEEGVVPLRARIAERLQQSGPTVSQTVARMERDGLVVVADDRHLQLTDHGRELAIAVMRKHRLAERLLVDVIGLEWEHVHNEACRWEHVMSEAVERKLVKLLDHPTTSPYGNPIPGLDKLGDGDPAPPAEADLVRLDEFARTGGGRVEIRRIAEHVQLDESLMTELKSVGIVPGGTVTVGKATGGTIEVTGGDTTAQVASSALHAVLAQAR; encoded by the coding sequence ATGAGCAACGCGGACGAAGGGGACAGCGTGAACGATCTCATCGACACCACCGAGATGTACTTGCGTACCATCTACGAGCTCGAAGAAGAAGGTGTCGTTCCGCTGCGCGCCCGCATCGCCGAGCGCCTGCAGCAGAGCGGCCCGACCGTGAGCCAGACCGTCGCCCGGATGGAGCGCGACGGCCTCGTCGTGGTCGCCGACGACCGGCACCTCCAGCTCACCGACCACGGCCGGGAACTGGCCATCGCCGTGATGCGCAAGCACCGCCTCGCCGAGCGCCTCCTCGTCGACGTGATCGGGCTCGAGTGGGAGCACGTGCACAACGAGGCCTGCCGGTGGGAACACGTGATGAGCGAGGCCGTCGAGCGCAAGCTGGTCAAGCTGCTCGACCACCCGACCACCTCCCCGTACGGCAACCCCATCCCCGGCCTGGACAAGCTGGGCGACGGCGACCCCGCGCCGCCCGCGGAGGCCGACCTGGTCCGGCTCGACGAGTTCGCCCGCACCGGCGGCGGCCGCGTCGAGATCCGGCGCATCGCCGAGCACGTCCAGCTGGACGAGTCGCTGATGACCGAGCTCAAGTCCGTCGGCATCGTGCCCGGCGGCACGGTCACCGTCGGCAAGGCCACCGGCGGCACCATCGAGGTCACCGGCGGGGACACCACCGCCCAGGTCGCCAGCTCCGCGCTGCACGCCGTCCTGGCGCAGGCCCGATGA
- a CDS encoding M23 family metallopeptidase, which translates to MSRLRRLALLAAAAALPALGLTLAGQATASAAPNFQVPFKCGVTVDAATFSGHSPEYSVDFQKSGITGMPVLASASGTVTRVENEGSDSYGRWIEVDHGSGWRSRYAHLSTQSVSVGQSVIGGKQLGTAGSTGNVTGPHLHFEERLNGIVQKAKLNGTAVPYYAHTNFTSKNDCGGNPYSAEEVCGDGFSVVDQQALANSSGTAYLLYNASTKANCVTTLKATSLGTASAVSAFLEVQGAARATDSGSFTYYAGPIKKTADSTCVKWGGSVGSNTYESGFEHCD; encoded by the coding sequence ATGTCCAGGTTGCGACGGCTCGCCCTGCTCGCCGCCGCCGCGGCGCTGCCCGCGCTCGGCCTCACCCTCGCCGGCCAGGCGACCGCCTCGGCCGCGCCGAACTTCCAGGTGCCGTTCAAGTGCGGCGTCACGGTGGACGCGGCCACGTTCAGCGGCCACAGCCCGGAGTACTCGGTCGACTTCCAGAAGTCCGGCATCACCGGGATGCCCGTGCTGGCTTCGGCTTCCGGCACCGTGACACGGGTCGAGAACGAGGGCAGCGATAGCTACGGCCGGTGGATCGAGGTGGACCACGGTAGCGGCTGGCGCAGCCGGTACGCGCACCTGTCGACCCAGTCCGTTTCGGTCGGGCAGTCGGTCATCGGCGGCAAGCAGCTCGGCACCGCGGGCTCGACCGGCAACGTCACCGGCCCGCACCTGCACTTCGAAGAGCGGCTCAACGGCATCGTGCAGAAGGCGAAGCTGAACGGCACCGCCGTGCCGTACTACGCGCACACCAACTTCACGAGCAAGAACGACTGCGGCGGCAACCCGTACTCCGCCGAAGAGGTGTGCGGCGACGGCTTCTCGGTCGTGGACCAGCAGGCGCTGGCCAACTCCTCGGGCACGGCTTACCTGCTGTACAACGCGTCCACCAAGGCGAACTGCGTGACCACGTTGAAGGCCACCTCGCTCGGCACGGCCAGTGCGGTTTCGGCGTTCCTCGAGGTACAAGGCGCGGCCCGGGCGACCGATTCCGGCAGCTTCACCTACTACGCCGGGCCGATCAAGAAGACCGCCGACTCGACCTGCGTGAAGTGGGGCGGCTCGGTGGGCAGCAACACCTACGAGAGCGGGTTCGAGCACTGCGACTGA
- a CDS encoding histidine kinase yields the protein MTTRPAAFPRAQGWLRWALVAVPMVAAMPRADLRAWLLIGFTLALSIPLLWIHDARVRPLTTALPLTVIASTGALWVLLPSSWASVAMFSTTFFVVLRHSTAPIVLAVGLDIAAITAGAARFDVWKGALSTYAVLAVIVLMGLNRRTRIARVEQTELALARAQTANEEHARAAALAERARIARELHDVLAHSLAGLSLNLQGARLMLVRDGASPDAVAQIERAQKLASDGLAEARKAVAALREDAVGVERAIADLLTAYRLDSGARADLTIEGEPRELDAAVGTALVRAVQEALANTRKHAAQADVDVTLDFADGTVELTVADRQGRRPPDAPAAGYGLRGMGERVALLDGRLESGPGEDGWRIHLTVPA from the coding sequence ATGACGACCCGACCTGCCGCGTTCCCGCGAGCCCAAGGCTGGTTGCGGTGGGCGCTCGTCGCGGTGCCGATGGTCGCCGCCATGCCGCGCGCGGACCTGCGAGCCTGGCTCCTGATCGGGTTCACCCTCGCGCTGTCGATCCCGTTGCTGTGGATCCACGACGCCCGCGTCCGGCCGCTGACGACGGCGCTGCCCCTCACCGTGATCGCGAGCACGGGCGCGCTCTGGGTGCTCCTGCCGAGCAGCTGGGCGTCGGTGGCGATGTTCAGCACCACGTTCTTCGTGGTGCTGCGGCACTCCACGGCGCCGATCGTGCTGGCGGTCGGGCTCGACATCGCGGCGATCACGGCCGGGGCGGCCCGCTTCGACGTGTGGAAAGGCGCTCTGTCGACGTACGCGGTCCTCGCGGTGATCGTGCTGATGGGGCTGAACCGGCGGACCCGCATCGCCCGCGTCGAACAGACCGAACTGGCGCTGGCCCGCGCGCAGACCGCCAACGAGGAGCACGCGCGCGCGGCGGCGCTCGCCGAACGCGCCCGCATCGCCCGCGAGCTGCACGACGTCCTGGCGCACTCGCTGGCCGGGCTCTCGCTGAACCTGCAAGGCGCCCGTCTGATGCTGGTGCGCGACGGAGCGAGCCCGGACGCCGTCGCCCAGATCGAGCGGGCCCAGAAACTGGCGTCGGACGGCCTGGCCGAGGCCCGGAAGGCGGTGGCCGCCCTGCGCGAAGACGCCGTCGGCGTCGAACGCGCGATCGCCGATCTGCTCACCGCGTACCGGCTCGACAGCGGTGCCCGGGCGGACCTGACGATCGAAGGCGAGCCGCGCGAGCTCGACGCGGCGGTCGGCACCGCGCTCGTGCGCGCGGTGCAGGAGGCGCTGGCCAACACCCGCAAGCACGCGGCGCAGGCGGACGTCGACGTCACGCTGGACTTCGCCGACGGAACGGTGGAGCTGACCGTGGCCGACCGGCAAGGCAGGCGCCCGCCGGACGCGCCGGCCGCAGGCTACGGTTTGCGCGGGATGGGCGAACGGGTCGCGCTGCTCGACGGGCGGCTGGAGAGCGGACCGGGGGAGGACGGATGGCGGATTCACCTGACGGTACCGGCGTGA
- the galE gene encoding UDP-glucose 4-epimerase GalE, which produces MSEQSNALKLVVTGGAGYVGSVCAARLIEAGHQVTVVDDLSTGHADAVHPDARFIEGDAAEVAGSLLREGFDGVLHFAAKSLVGESMTEPAKYWEGNVVTSLRLLEAMQEHGTPRLVFSSTAATYGEPEQSPIPETAPTRPTNTYGATKLAIDAAITSFAGAHGLAAVSLRYFNVAGAYGAFGERHTTETHLIPLVLQVATGDRERIQIFGDDYPTPDHTAVRDYIHVVDLADAHLLALKHATAGEHRIYNLGNGTGFSVLEVIEACREVTGHPVPAAVAPRRAGDPSVLVAASDRAREELGWKPERTDLAGIVRDAWEFTRSRRG; this is translated from the coding sequence GTGTCGGAGCAGAGCAACGCCCTGAAGCTGGTCGTGACGGGCGGAGCCGGGTACGTCGGAAGTGTCTGCGCCGCCCGGCTGATCGAAGCCGGGCACCAGGTCACCGTCGTCGACGACCTGTCCACCGGGCACGCCGACGCCGTCCACCCGGACGCGCGGTTCATCGAAGGCGACGCCGCCGAAGTGGCGGGCAGCCTGCTGCGCGAAGGCTTCGACGGCGTGCTGCACTTCGCGGCCAAGTCGCTGGTCGGCGAGTCGATGACGGAGCCGGCGAAGTACTGGGAAGGCAACGTCGTCACCTCGCTGCGGCTGCTCGAGGCCATGCAGGAGCACGGCACGCCCCGGCTGGTGTTCTCCTCGACGGCGGCGACCTACGGCGAGCCGGAGCAGTCGCCGATCCCGGAGACGGCGCCGACCCGGCCGACCAACACCTACGGCGCGACGAAGCTCGCCATCGACGCCGCGATCACCAGCTTCGCCGGCGCGCACGGCCTGGCGGCGGTGAGCCTGCGCTACTTCAACGTCGCGGGCGCGTACGGCGCCTTCGGCGAGCGCCACACCACGGAAACCCATCTCATCCCTCTCGTCCTCCAGGTCGCCACGGGCGACCGCGAGCGCATCCAGATCTTCGGCGACGACTACCCGACGCCGGACCACACGGCGGTGCGCGACTACATCCACGTCGTGGATCTCGCGGACGCGCACCTGCTGGCGCTGAAGCACGCCACCGCGGGCGAGCACCGCATCTACAACCTGGGCAACGGCACCGGTTTCTCCGTTCTCGAGGTGATCGAGGCCTGCCGCGAGGTCACCGGCCACCCGGTGCCGGCGGCGGTGGCCCCGCGCCGCGCGGGCGACCCGTCGGTGCTCGTGGCGGCCAGCGACCGGGCCCGTGAGGAGCTGGGCTGGAAGCCGGAGCGGACCGACCTGGCCGGGATCGTGCGGGACGCCTGGGAGTTCACCCGGTCTCGGCGAGGCTGA
- the galK gene encoding galactokinase has protein sequence MSPATDAAAAFHTIHGTAPAGVWSAPGRVNLIGEHTDYNDGFVLPFALPHRLAAAASPREDGVLSVATLGDDGQLQRSGELKIADLAPGTVDGWAAYPAGVAWVLRDQGFANGADLVIAGDVPSGAGLSSSHALECAVSLALLGLAGLELDGSRTDVPTRPQVARWVQRSENDFVGAPTGLLDQTASLCCTESHVLFLDVRSGEQEQVPFGLAEAGLQVLIMDTRTKHSHAEGGYGERRRGTERAAELLGVKALRDVTNEGLSDALDRLPEDLVPLVRHVVTENQRVLDTVELLRAGRLADIGPYLDASHVSMRDDYRISTAELDLAVDSARGAGALGSRMTGGGFGGSAIALVRDADLERVKEAVEAAYEKAGYRRPRMFTAVPSRGAGRDEL, from the coding sequence ATGAGCCCCGCTACGGACGCCGCGGCGGCGTTCCACACGATCCACGGCACCGCACCGGCCGGCGTCTGGTCGGCGCCCGGCCGCGTCAACCTGATCGGCGAGCACACCGACTACAACGACGGCTTCGTGCTGCCGTTCGCCCTGCCCCACCGGCTGGCCGCGGCGGCTTCGCCCCGCGAAGACGGCGTGCTGTCCGTGGCCACCCTGGGCGACGACGGCCAGCTCCAGCGCTCCGGCGAGCTCAAGATCGCCGACCTGGCGCCGGGCACCGTCGACGGGTGGGCCGCGTACCCGGCGGGCGTCGCGTGGGTGCTGCGCGACCAGGGCTTCGCGAACGGGGCCGACCTGGTCATCGCCGGGGACGTGCCGTCGGGGGCGGGGCTGTCCTCCTCCCACGCGCTCGAGTGCGCGGTGTCGCTGGCGCTGCTGGGGCTGGCCGGCCTCGAGCTGGACGGCAGCCGCACCGACGTCCCGACGCGGCCCCAGGTCGCGCGGTGGGTGCAGCGGTCGGAGAACGACTTCGTCGGCGCCCCCACCGGCCTGCTCGACCAGACGGCTTCCCTCTGCTGCACCGAGTCCCACGTGCTGTTCCTCGACGTGCGGTCGGGCGAGCAGGAGCAGGTGCCGTTCGGCCTCGCCGAGGCCGGGCTGCAGGTGCTGATCATGGACACCCGCACGAAGCACTCGCACGCCGAGGGCGGGTACGGCGAGCGCCGCCGCGGCACCGAACGGGCGGCGGAGCTGCTCGGGGTGAAGGCGCTGCGCGACGTCACCAACGAAGGCCTTTCGGACGCGCTCGACCGGCTGCCGGAGGACCTGGTGCCGCTGGTGCGGCACGTCGTCACCGAGAACCAGCGGGTGCTCGACACGGTCGAGCTGCTGCGCGCCGGGCGGCTCGCCGACATCGGGCCGTACCTGGACGCCTCGCACGTGAGCATGCGCGACGACTACCGGATCTCCACGGCCGAGCTGGACCTCGCGGTCGACTCGGCGCGGGGGGCGGGCGCCCTCGGCTCGCGGATGACCGGCGGCGGCTTCGGCGGCTCGGCGATCGCGCTGGTCCGCGACGCGGACCTGGAGCGCGTCAAGGAGGCTGTCGAGGCGGCGTACGAGAAGGCCGGCTACCGGCGGCCGCGGATGTTCACGGCGGTGCCCTCCCGCGGCGCCGGCCGCGACGAGCTCTGA
- a CDS encoding acetoin utilization protein AcuC produces the protein MSPAVVWDRALLGYDLGGDHPFNPVRLELTVRLATELGVLDDVELLVPTGAGDEELLRVHAPEYLAAVREAPLVGWDVGHGLGTSDNPVFSDMHDASALVVGSTLLAARKVAEGEARRAVNIAGGLHHAMRDQAAGFCVYNDCAVAISWLLDHGFDRIAYIDTDVHHGDGVQAAFYDDPRVLTISMHQHPFTLWPGTGYSAETGRGKADGTSVNVPLPPRTRDPGWLRAFNAVVPSLLADFEPQLLFTQCGVDSHEEDPLADLSLSVDGHRTIYATLRDLAETYAGGKWIAVGGGGYQLIRVVPRSWTHLIATVLDRDVDPATPLPPGWVATVGKAAPQAELPRAMTDDRDTGFKPWGDGEDDPVDIAVRDTRRAVFPLHGLDPDDPRD, from the coding sequence ATGTCGCCGGCCGTTGTTTGGGACCGTGCCCTGCTGGGTTACGACCTGGGTGGGGATCACCCCTTCAATCCCGTCCGGCTGGAGCTCACCGTCCGGCTGGCCACCGAGCTCGGCGTGCTCGACGACGTCGAACTGCTCGTCCCGACCGGTGCCGGGGACGAAGAACTCCTCCGCGTCCACGCCCCCGAGTACCTCGCCGCCGTGCGGGAGGCGCCGCTGGTCGGGTGGGATGTCGGGCACGGGCTCGGGACCTCCGACAACCCCGTCTTCTCCGACATGCACGACGCCTCCGCCCTCGTCGTCGGGTCGACGCTGCTCGCCGCCCGGAAGGTCGCCGAAGGGGAAGCCCGCCGCGCCGTCAACATCGCCGGGGGCCTGCACCACGCCATGCGCGACCAGGCCGCCGGCTTCTGCGTCTACAACGACTGTGCCGTCGCCATCTCCTGGCTGCTCGACCACGGCTTCGACCGCATCGCCTACATCGACACCGACGTCCACCACGGCGACGGTGTCCAGGCCGCCTTCTACGACGACCCGCGCGTCCTCACCATCTCGATGCACCAGCACCCCTTCACGCTCTGGCCCGGCACCGGCTACTCCGCCGAGACCGGCCGCGGGAAGGCCGACGGCACCTCCGTCAACGTGCCGCTGCCGCCGCGCACCCGGGACCCCGGCTGGCTGCGGGCCTTCAACGCCGTCGTCCCCTCGCTGCTCGCCGACTTCGAACCGCAGCTGCTGTTCACCCAGTGCGGTGTCGACTCCCACGAAGAAGACCCCCTCGCCGACCTCTCGCTCAGCGTCGACGGGCACCGCACCATCTACGCCACCCTCCGCGACCTCGCGGAGACCTACGCCGGCGGCAAGTGGATCGCCGTCGGCGGGGGCGGGTACCAGCTGATCCGGGTCGTGCCGCGGTCGTGGACGCACCTGATCGCCACCGTCCTCGACCGGGACGTCGACCCGGCGACGCCGCTGCCGCCCGGGTGGGTCGCCACCGTCGGCAAGGCTGCCCCGCAGGCCGAGCTGCCGCGGGCGATGACCGACGACCGCGACACCGGGTTCAAGCCGTGGGGTGACGGCGAGGACGATCCCGTCGACATCGCCGTCCGGGACACGCGCCGCGCCGTTTTCCCGCTGCACGGCCTCGATCCGGACGACCCCAGGGACTGA